The Balearica regulorum gibbericeps isolate bBalReg1 chromosome 5, bBalReg1.pri, whole genome shotgun sequence genomic interval aattaCACACATTCTATTActatttgtttggggtttctcACCTCTCAGATAAGAGAAAAGCAAGtgtcatttgcattttgaaatgggCAAATCTAAAGTATCAAGGTGTTAAGATGTCTTCTATGAGATCCCATAGGAGAGTGATGGTAAAGCCAGGTCTCCTACATCTCATTTAGTAAACATGATAGTAAATGCTAATTACTTTAGATAATGGTGAGAGATCAGTCTTTATAGCAAAGGAGTCAAACAAAAAGAGAGCTTGTTCCGgggatacatttttttcttccttcactaTGTGGATCTCATACTGTTTCTCTGGCAGTTATTCAGTAACTTTCATGGAAAAGGAGTGGTAGGAAAACAGTTAATACCTTGAAAGAATCTGTTCTTCTGGTGGAAAATTAGGAATAAACAGtattgcttttctgtctctgtgttcCATTAGTGATTTGTGGTACAAAGGCTGGTGAGCCACAGTATTAAATAGGTCTGCATATTACTACCCAGCTTTTATAGTAACTTAAACTTCAAATCCAACTTGaaaatcaaacacagaaatgtgtATATCTATGCTTGCTAgaactttttaatgaaaattttacagGATGAGGTCCATATCAGTCCAGCATTAATCTGAGTTCTTTCCTGGTAAATTCTTGGTTTTCCTAGTTAGGAATTGATAAtggattttcttatttaaattttcatcgTGTTCATAAATGGCTGAAATCCAGGAGGGTTTCATCTGAGTGTATATTTGGAGAGGGACAGTGTATTTCCTGACCAAGTGTTGCCCAGAGACCTGTgcagttaaattaattttggaaatcAGAGTCAGAGAAACAAGATGATATGAAGTTCTCCTGGGAACAACATATTACTGAAAGTCCTTTTCTTGGTCAAATTTGAACAGACTCCTTGTTGGGCCTTGATAATGATGGTATGGACTTTTTAATTTAAGCCTTCTACAACTGTGGCCTTGCACTAGTGATTGAGCGTTGTGGCTAGTGACTGAGAAGCTGTGCTTTCCCTGGGTAGtaggacagagaagaaacaaagatgaaGCTGAGCCCAGAGGCTCCTGATGTGTTAGTAGGGAGGTACCAAAGGTTTTTATTGGCATTAGTAAACTATgtatgttttttttgtttgcttttttgtaggCAGCCAAGTAGTGATAGTGTTGCTCAGACTCCTGAACTGCTGCGACGTTACCCTCTAGAAGACCATGTGGACTTTCCTCTACCTCCTGATGTTGTATTCTTCTGCCAGCCAGAAGGATGCCTGAGCGTACGGCAAAAACGCATGAGCTTCCGTGATGACACTTCCTTTGTCTTCACGCTCACAGATAAGGATACAGGCGTCATTCGCTATGGCATCTGTGTCAATTTCTACCGGTCCTTCCAGAAGCGAGTACccaaggagaagggagaaggcaCAGGGGGACATCGAGCTCGGGAGGGACAGAAAATCCCCAAATCTGGGGATGCATCAGCACCCCACGAGGAAGTGGGCACTGAGAGTTCGGAGAGTGGTTCTTCCCTGCAGGCTCCAAGTACAGAGTCTACCCCAGATGTGAATCGATCTCCGCGCAGTAAGCGTCTGACCAAAGGCAGTCATCGCTCTCGGAACAGCACCTTGACTTCTCTGTGCATCCTTAGTCATTATCCCTTCTTTTCCACCTTCCGTGAGTGTCTGTACACCCTCAAGAGACTTGTGGACTGCTGTAGTGAGAGATTGTTGGGCAAGAAGTTGGGGATTCCTCGTGGGGTGCAGAGGTATGttgagggggaagaaagaactttttcctCCCACTGTTTGTGTCCAGGGTTGCAATTGTCTGCATGGAAGATTGTGGCTGCAGGTATGGTTGCAGAAGCAGCCAAACACCAATGGTTgacttttttgctgttttaaccCAGGATCACAGTAGGAAAAGGCAATTGTTGTgatgatttctttaaaacttctcTGTCTGATTCTGTAACCTggtatggttttcttttttgatacCCCTAAGGAGGCACTGTCTTGCTAACAACTGGCTGAGCATGATCTTTTCTGAAGCTGAGCACTGATGCTGTTATTGTTGGTTTGGTATATAAGCTCCGTGGCAGTGTGTGTTAGGACTGATTCTCTGGCAAATTAGAAACAGCTAAGAAATAACAGAGAGAATTTCCACTTGGAGCAAGAGGGAAGTGATGAAAGTGTGCTTAATGAGCTTATGAAACAATCTGAACTTCTGTGTGGGAGAGAAAAGACTAGAGAAGCAGGAACGGCTGAAAGAGATCAAAGTACAATATttgaaggggagaggggaggagaggtaGAAAACAAAGGAGTTATCCAGGAAGCATATGGGAATGGGGGTGGGTAACAGCAAATTAGCAGgaacttgtatttttaatgtaatgtaGTAATCTTACATATCTGCTATTATAATGTTGGGTGTGTAACAAAAGCTGTTGCACTGTAGGGTACAGAAGGAACAATGTCTTTATGTACATTAGTCATGGATCTGATTCTGTGCTATTGTGCCTGACACCTACGTTCCAGaatgatattttcctttccaatatactaactgaaaagagaaaatataaaattaatctctggagaaggaggggaTTATCTCAATAGTAAgagggctggggctgtgagATAGCTCATAATGTGAGTTAAGTAGCTTGGTACACTCCAAATTAAACTTGTCGGAAGCAAAAAATGACAGGACATCTGtcattttcatctttataaGCTCATTACTTTTTGCATGAAAGGGGAAATCTGTCCTCTTCACAGAGCAGTAGCCTGCTTGTTGGATTACTGCCCTGGAATAGTTCTAGGAGAGTGCCCTGGGCTTATGACTGATGCCTACATTAGCAGATTTATCACATGAATCCACTGGCagttgaggaaaaaattattctgtgagatcaaaactctttttttttaaattgaagtatCTATTAAGAGAGCTTATTTTGTCACTTAGTTTAGTCTGATAATTactgaggcagaaaaaagctaaatttcattattttcctcaACTCTGTGAGCTCATCTGATTTTTGAAGGGATGCTAAAGTATTCCAGTGTTTGAATGGCACGTGGTATTTGAAAAATTTGCACTTCTTGGACATTATTCTTAAAGAGAAGAACCGAGTGACAGATGAGGAGGGCAAGAGAAGGAATGCTAAGCATACATCTCTGGGAAAAGTAAAGCAGCAGGTTTGAATTACCATGTGGTTTGTAAGCCGTGACCTCGAAAAGTAGAATAGTTTTGAAGTGATAGCAGTATAAAGGTGAAACTGAATCCTTACAGCTTGTGAAAGGTTGAGCGTGCCTATTAACAACCTAATGTCCTGCATGCCTTACATGCGGCTGAAGGAAGAGTGGAGGATGAGAAGCCACTGTGGTTGTTTCAGTGAGCTTAACTCCCTACGTTCCATTCCTCTGTGTGACCAAATGTTTGTTAGCTGCATCTTCTAATTCTTGGTGGATCTTCCCTTTCCCTGGAAGAGCCTTGTGGAATGGCTGACAAGTGAAGCTTTTGGGAGTATTAACCTTGTTGTTCTCCCTGTCCAGGGATACAATGTGGAGGATTTTCACAGGCTCCCTCCTGGTGGAAGAAAAGTCTAGTGCATTGCTACACGATTTGCGGGAGATTGAGGCCTGGATATACCGGCTGCTCCGTTCACCAATGCCTGTTGCTGGTCAGAAGCGGGTGGATGTAGAAGTCTTGCCCCATGAATTACAGCCAGCTTTAACCTTTGCTCTTCCTGATCCATCCCGCTTCACCTTGGTGGATTTTCCATTACATCTGCCTTTGGAGTTGTTGGGAGTGGATGCCTGCCTGCAGGTGCTGACCTGCATCCTTCTGGAGCACAAGGTAAGAAGAGAAGAGTTGATCTTTGATAGGTATGTAGGAAGCTCTGCCCACTCCAAAACCAAGGCAGGCTGGATGTGTAGAGGCCTGCAGGCTGTGATCTTTGTATACCCCTGGGGGGGAGTATTAGAAGTGAATGGTTGCTGCGGTGCTAACTTGAGTTTCTTTGGTTGCAGGTTGTATTGCAGTCTCGAGACTATAATGCTCTCTCAATGTCTGTGATGGCCTTTGTAGCTATGATCTACCCATTAGAGTACATGTTCCCAGTGAtccctctgcttcccacctGCATGGCCTCTGCAGAACAGgtacatatttttcctttattgatCTTTTGCAAAGGATATTTCTGTGATGCCTGAAACTTATATAGGAGCAGTCCTTGTTTCCTTCCCCACTGTTTCCTCAGGGATTGTAGCAAAGTCTGCCTTGCAAATAATGTTCTTTGAGCACCACTAACTATTTAAATTGCAGGTAACACCACTTATTTAGGATATCTTCAAAGCATGCTTAGTGAATAGTATGATTCAAAGCAGTAGTTTACAGTAATTCACAAGCAATGGACTGAAAGACCATAGATCCACAATATTATGATATTTACCCCCTACCCTCCCCCCAGCTGAGTATTAAGGTTTGATGGGGAGATTCCAGAGTAATATTTAAGGATTCTTGAGGGTTCTTGATTCAAGATTTAGAAACTATTGCCTGCAATTTATTCTCCTCAGAAATATGAAGTGTTGAGTTAGTTCAGCTGGGAGCCTGGCTTTTGCCAATAGTCAGCTCTCTGCAGGAGCTCATTATTTTGCTTGGAAAGATAGAATTCAGGCCATCTTACTACTTCAGCGCTATTCTGCAACTGATGCTGCAGGTTTGTTCTTGTGCTGTCCCTTGGAGGTGGCCAGTTGTTCTagatttaaagaataaattagcCTCCCAAGCCACTGGGCTCAAGCTGATACGTGCCTTATTGATTTAAACCGTTTCCCTCTGCCGATTCCCTTATCAGAAACAACCTGGATTTCCCCTTAGGTTTTCTGCATACATTTgagaaaatgtgtgtttctCCTCCTTACTAGAGATGATTACAAGGGTAAGGGTAAAGCCGTATTTACAATGGCATAGACTCCGTTTGAGCTGAGGGTGTATTCATCTGTGACTTGCTGCTTCTCTAGCTAGGCTCTAACTCTGAACATCTTTTTTCTTGGTCCATAGTAGACATGGCAAACTGTTAGATTAGctaagtttttttccaaaagagacATGCAGCTATATAAAATACATCCCTGAGGGGGGGCTCGGGAggctgaaatttattttcttctagatGAAAATTGAAGCCCTCTGAGCAGGACcttttattcattcttttttgttaatgtttctATTGTATGGAATGAATTACTTATGCATCAATGCCTTGTTTGTTGTCTCCTCAGCTATAAACATACTGtagttaataaataaatatttgggaaGAACATGGTGACATCCAGTGCAGACCTTGTCCTTATTAAAGTTTCTCTCTCAGTTGCTTCTAGCCCCTACGCCTTATATCATTGGTGTTCCAGCAAGTTTCTTCCTTTACaaattggattttaaaatgcCCGATGATGTGTGGCTTATTGACCTGGATACCAATAGGGTAAGTGGTGCCTATAAGGACTTGTGGCTTTGTTTCCAGGGAACTGTGCACTTTCATCAAGGTACCCACAGAGAGTTTAAGAATGCCTGGCCTCAGTCTGTCTTCACCACTCCAGTCTCTTAAATTTTAGGATTCCGTTCCTCGTTGTGTCTCAAGGTCCCCATTTCTTTTGCTCATAGGGCATTCTTTTTCAGTTAATCCATCTGGCTATATAATTAGAAGATAAATCCTCAAATACATTATAAAGCTGTCTTCTTGAGTAATTGTGACCCTGTCTTTTATGGCCCTACCTAAGAAACCCAGTCTGTTGAGAGCCTTCCAGTAGCTTTGGTTGTCATGATTGAAATGGGACCATGTATTCTGCTTTCTACTGGGGCATGAACAAGGCTATTTCAAGGGAAATGTGTATAATATCTTCTACTTGATGGAAATTCCAAAGGATGAGTGTGGGTTCAttcaaacttctcttttttgtgGTAAATGATAAAGTAACTCCTTCATTGTTCGTGATATTGTAAACAATAGCAAGCATAAAGAAGTGAAATTCAAAGTATTGATGCAGGTGTCTGTGAGGGGGGTTGTGTtgtgaggttttaaaaaattgttttatggCTTTTATTCCTCGGTCTCTGGAGTGGTGGATATTCAGGAGattctgttttggaaatgacTACAGCTTGGGGATGTTTAGTCTGTTGCTGTGCTTAATTTCAGGTGATCGTTCCCACAAATGCAGAATCTTTGCCAGCATTACCAGAACCAGAAGCTTCAGAGCTGAAAAAGCATCTGAAACAGGTAATAAGCACTTTGGGAAAGGGACTCAGATGCAGTAGAACTTAGCAGATGTAATCTTGCACAGCTCTTCTGCTATACTGAATAAGAATGCAGATCAGcaaatgtaaagcaaaatgTGTTAAAAGCAGGTGTGTATCCTGGCACATCAGGTGGATGTGAAAACGTATCAGACTACTAGAATACTCTTGTTCAAGAAAGTGCCCCTCGGTCAGTCATGATGAGGTCTACTTCTCTGAATGCGGAGGTGGGCTAATCAATAGGGTGGCTGATTAAACAAGGTTATAGAGGTGTCTTCTTTTGAGCTCCCTGAGCTGTATGATTTTCTAACATTGTCTTCTCCTGACTAAGCCAAATCTGAGACTTTCATCTGGTTTCAGATCTCTCTGTAGTTTCTCCAAAGGACTTCATTGTAGTTTTTGTTACCTGTTTCATcttctgctgtctctgctgcttccaccTTTGTCATTTGCAGGGGAAGCACAGGATTaagaattttctgtttaagaTGCCTCGTTTGTATCATTGACCAGTTAGAACATCCCTTATGTTAGAATACAACAGCATTTTGAGCTTGAAAAGCAGTATCAGTTGATACGGATGTTAAGTGGTAGGTATCCAGTTGCTGCTTTTCTATCTTAATGGAGAAAGTTAGTTTGGAAAAGTGAGTGGTCGCTGAGGCTTATAACTGCAGTTAATTTCTTTGCCAGGTAAGGGATAATTTGAAATGCTCCTGGACACAACAGATGGTTTCTGGTTTTTACTGTTGTTTGGGACTAACTTGTTTCCAGTTGGTGCAGAAAGTTCCAGATTCCTCCTTACATTTGCCATGTGGGCTTTAAACTCTGACCTGATCCATCAAGCTATGATCATCTTTGTTTCCCCTCCATTCACAGATCTGTGTGTGAGGTCTCAGTCTCTCCTCTCAGGTCCTGCTAAGCCATTAATCAGCTTGGGTCATCCTGGCTGATCGTGTCAAGCAGGTTTTatctctttatttctgctttccttatGCACGCTGCATGCAGTACCTAAAGGTAAAGTGTGTTACTGATGTGATGAGgtctgctctttctctctcctcgTAGACCAGGAGAGTAAAGTGTATAACCTCCATCTGTCAGCACAGATGGAAGCGATGTGTTGCTTGAAGTTTTGTTAGATCCACCTTCCCCAACTTCTGCCTCACCCCCTTGCAATTTCAGGCACTATTCAGTAAAATTCTCtcactagggaaaaaaaaaaaaaagaacacactGCAATTTCCCTgaagacatattttaaattctccAGAGTGTTCACCCAAATCCAGCTTACATCTGTATGTGTTCCTATAGACATTATCATTAAGAGTTGACCAGtggcaaaggagaaggaatgCTACTGGTTGCTCTACAAAGTAGAGAAGGCTAAATTGTGGCCCATGTCACAAAGGTTAACAGCCTTGTGTGCCACTGGGTCTTAGTGTCAATGAATAAAATTCAGGATATCTGTTTTTATACTGCAGTTGAAAGTTCTTAGCTGCATCAATATGGACAgcagcctttctgctttccaaagtGGCCAGATGTGAATGTTTGGGGGTGGGGCAGTTAGACCTGTCTCCCAAGATGTGCCTATTTTGTGgtcccttttatttcttctcatttgtgaTATTTGGTAgtaatagatattttttttccttccatctgttTCTCTGTGGTCATGTGTTCGTCTTGGCTCTGATGGGCTGCTGGTGTTATCATATGATCTTCCATCTTGCCTCCAGTGTCTGGTTAGCATGACTGCAATCACTCAGAAACAGCTGCTCACTCCTGACAACAAggttctttattttattcttttcccctcaatttttcattttacccTTTTCCtttggagttttattttttgttttgttttatatatttatttttgaaataaaaaaatgaagactcaGTGGGCAAATGGTAGAAATGAGGAAGATTTAGGATAGGTTTGGGTGTCCAGGACTGATTTACCACTCGTGCTGCTCCAGTGTATTTCCCTGAAGATATTATGAGGGTTGAAGAGGATGGTAACTTTATGGAGAGATGAAGACCTCATTCAGATGGGAAGTGGAGGTTTGCAGAGATACAGGCAGATGCCTGTGTAAAGGTGTCCTCACATTGTCCTGGGATATCAAACTCACTGGTTGAATGGCCAAGTTGCAAGGCAAGTTTCAAGGCCTCTAGGTCCCAAGGTGTATTCAAATTACACATGGGAATAACTCTCCACGAAGTTATACACAGTGCCGTACTACTAGTGGTCCATTTTGGATTGTTTTCATGTCATGAACATGAAAGCGGACTTCTGTGCTACCCTTTGGCTGGCTCCAGGACTGTTTCAGCATTAAGGAGATCGTTTTGACAATCCACATAAAGAAGGGCCTGGAGATGTTTGTTGACTCAGCATAGGAGATGGTTTAAGACAAACTAATGGAGCATGCACAACTGTTGCAATTGCCTAGAGGGCAGGGTAGCTCTGATCTCTCTCTTGTTCTGTGAATGACTTTTCTTGCTGAATATGTGCATGATATTGTCCTTCATTAGGCACTGGCCAGCATGAGTCTGAATACTCAGCCCATTCTTAATCTAGAGAAGTTCCacgaggggcaggaggtgccactgctgctgggaagacCGCAGAATGATTTGCAGTCTACTCCCTCCACAGAATTCAACCCTCTGATCTATGGAAATGATGTGGACTCTGTGGATGTGGCTACCAGGTGAGGCTGAACAGGAAGGTAGTGTTGCGTCTTCTTAAATTTTGCACTTGAAGGCTGCACAGACACTTCTATGGGTCCTGTGGTGGAAGCAGCATCTTCCAGGTTCTACTGCAGGTTCTACTTTGcatcatgggaaaaaaagagcagaaattacAGTGTTTATTTCAGATCTATTAACTGCATGAACATAACTATGTATCTTGAGggagtgttttgtttcttgcattTTCCTATAGATCATCCACTTTACCTGGACCTAGTCTGATATTGTATCCTTAGCTTAAATCACAAGCCTTGAACTAccaaaaaagctgttttctaagAAGACTTAGGTTTTTGTGCTGGGTTACCATTCTTCAAAGGTTTGAAACATCACCTACTGTGTACCTTTTAAAGGCtctctgtcttcttttctgttgtgcTCTGTCTTATTATCTGATATATTGTCCTCTGTTTCATTTTAGGGTTGCTATGGTGAGATTCTTCAACTCGCCAAATGTTTTGCAAGGTTTCCAGATGCATACTCGCACTCTTCGTCTCTTCCCACGACCAGTAGTGGCGTTCCAGGCAAATTCTTTTCTTGCCTCTAGGCCGAAGCAAACACCTTTTGCAGATAAGCTTTCCAGGACACAGGCAGTAGAATACTTTGGAGAATGGTCACTCAACCCTACTAACTATGCTTTCCAAAGAATTCATAACAGTAAGTTTTGGTCTTGCCTTTCCTGCACTTGAATGTAATACAGGAActtaaaaagcagagagattCTAGGGAAGGACTTAGTTTAATACCATATTATTCTTTCTGGGGAGGGAAATCCAGTTCAAGGAacacttttctatttttatgtatatcCTCATGTGTTTCTACCAAGTTAGCCCTCCTATTAGCCACTCACGCCTCCAATTAATTTTACCTCTGGTCTTGTTTGCTTATGGAGAAGTAGTCTTGTAGCCTTCTTAGAGTAGAGATTGTCCCTTCCTTTGTGCAAGACTTAGTAGGGGGTGGCCTCACTGTGAATGAAGCCTTTGACCCCAATAAATGAGTTGAATTAACTCTCTCCTTGTTTTTTGTGCAGACATGTTTGACCCAGCACTGATTGGTGACAAACCGAAGTGGTATGCTCACCAGCTGCAGCCCATCCATTATCGTGTCTATGACAGTAATTCACAGCTGGCTGAAGCACTGAATGTCCCagtagagaaagaaacagattcTGATCCCACTGATGACAGGTTAGTGGGAGCGTGACCCTAGTCACATGATAGTTACTTCAGATTGCTGGGCctctccttctgcttctcatttGCAGCCTTTTCCTCTAGCCTGCCAGgttgctgtttcatttcttctgtctgGGCAGAATACTGACAGTGAAGTAAATTGTTTCACTGCTCTGTCGTCACAGCAACATCTTAACCCTTTGCTAGTGTCTTCACAAGTCTTCATTTGATGTGATTCTCcatttgtattttcctgttttcttttgctaccTGTATGCCACTTCACATTTGGTATTTCCTCCCACCTAATGCTTTTTTCTCCCATGCTGTTCTTTGGCTGTTTCTATTGCAGTACTACAAGTACTCACACCCATCCTACCACTCTTTCAAATCTCTATTCAGTGCACATAGTTATGTGAAGCTGGTTAGTACTACCCACTTTTTGAGACCTTGTGGGTTCAGTAAAGCGAGAGTAAACTTTTTTGTTATAGTAGTTTGGCCATATTTCCCAGAGTTTTGCATCTAGTTTTATTATCCTTCATTCTCTGCTAGTCTGTGAGATCTTTCAGGCCAAATCTTCTATGTTCTACACAACACCAGTGATTCTGTCAGAGTGGGATCTATcattagtttaaaaaagaaatgcttttacttGTGACTTCCAGTTCTTTTGAAGTCATCCCACACATGCACACTGAGAATTAGTACAGTACTCCCTGCTCACTTCTGCTTGACCTCATCAATTCTGCTGAGAGCCTTTAAATGTCTTCCCATATTGTCTCTTCATGTACCTCAAAGTTATTTCATTTGCTCTGACCTTTCATGAAGCTGGTTTCTGACTCTTGCCAGAAATTTGTTTGTAGAGACTATTATCATAAGATTTTTAAGAAGCCCATGAAAAGAGTCCTGATTCACATCTTTGAAACGTCGAGCCCTGCTGTTGCTGTTATGCTGCCActcatctttctttctcacCTGTTGTGGCAGTGGCAGTGACAGTGTCGACTATGACGACTCAAGTTCCTCCTACTCCTCCCTCGGTGACTTTGTCAGTGAGATGATGAAATGTGACATTAATGGTGATACCCCAAGTGAGTAACCTTGAGCTTTACTTTCACAAGGTACATATAGGTTCCTCTTCCCCATTCATCTGCACTATGGGGGAAAAATGCCTCCCCTAAGTCTCTGAATCACAGCAAAGTATTGTTCTGTTGTAGTCTTGCTCTGAGTTAAAAGTGTCTTTTATACTACCACAGTATCCAGTGGTAGgctgaaaaagacatttctccTGCTTATAAACAATGCCTTCCGAAGGAcactgggaggaggaagaacagaaataggTGCTGCTGAACAAAACTGGCTCATTAGATTTGGAAACAACCTGCTGCTGCCATTGGATACTGTACAATATGGGCAGCAGAGTACGAGCTTTTTCCTGCCCCCACATTGGTTCTCAGTGCTGGCTTTAATGAGTTGCTCTATCCTAGTGGGGACAGGAAAATGCATTCTCTGTGGCTTATATGGAGCCTGCAGCAATAGCTTCTCTTGTGAGAGTGGGAAACTCTCACTTTCTTCAATAAACTAAATCTAGGAACACCAACACATTTTCTATGTTCCAAGGACAAGAGGTAATAATCATAAGTTGcaataaaagaaattctgcttgGACATAAGGAAAAGATCTTTACGGTTAGTGAAGATCAGCTTCCCAGGATCACAGTAGACTATCAAGCCTTGGAGACTTTAAAAACTCAGTGGGACAGGGCCCTGAGAAACCTGCTTTAACTTTGCAGTTacccctgctttgagcagagatTTGGAATAGATGACCTCCAAAAGCCCTTAACAACATaaatttttatgcaaatttatTCTACTGAGCAGTCCTCATCTGCTAGGTATCTTTAGTTAGATGGGCAGAAAGCTGAGGAAGGCAATGTTCTTTAATGCGAAATGATGTGTTTGCAGATGTTGACCCCCTGACTCACGCAGCCCTTGGTGATGCTAGTGAAGTGGAATTTGATGATTTTCAAGAATATTCAGGGGATCTGGATGAACAGGCCATGGACAGTGAAAACTCCCAAGAGAACAACCAGCCTCGTTCAAGTTCCAGTACTACAGCCAGTAGCAGCCCCAGCACTGTCATCCATGGAGTGAATCATGTGTGTACTGAGATGAGTTCAGCCCCAAGATCAGCATATTAGGATATAAAGAATGGGAGAATGCATGTGGTTCTTTCTGAGAAGGGTAAAAGCTAATAGGACTGTGAAACCATGCACAGATTAAATTGCATGCTCTTTCTGGACTTTCTGAGCAAGGTGGAGTTTATTGGTACCATCTTACGGTCGGACAGAGCATTCCTGTACATAATTCCTCCcatacacagaaaaacacagcattaaCAGAGAGCAGTGGTCCAGGTTGTGACTGCAGGAGTTGCTTTTACAGAGTCTGGAAAGATCTGATGTGTTAGAGGAGCAAGGAGTGGGGTGGGGAAACTCATGAATCTGTGGTCATTTAGGAAGAATGGGAGTTGCTTGCATACGCTCAAAACAGGAGAGCCATTATCCTGAGCTAACACTTACCAGTAAGATCTGTTTGACATGGGAGTAAGTCCCAATGCACAAGTACTGCAGCGTATATATAAAATCCTAGATTAGAGCCATGGATAGTGGGGATGGGGTTGGGGCCTAGTAACAAACAGCAAGGACCCTGCAGACTTCCCAGTTTGAAATAATTGTTCTTGTCCTGCCCTTCAGTTGTATGTAACGCAAATTAGCGAACAGATCAATGATTTGACTGGTCCACAGGAGTCAGCAGATTcagcagaaatggaagagaagtTGGTTGCTGGATTTTCAAACCATCTCCCTTCCTTGCCATTGCAACCAAGCTTTCCCAAGATAAGCTTGGATCATCGTGAGAGtgacagcacagctggcggcATGAGCTCCTCAGAAGGGGTGGTGAGGAAGCGAGAGTATGACAATCCATACTTTGAACCACAGTATGGTTTTCCTACAgaggatgaagatgatgaaCAGGAAGAGAGCTACACCCCAAGATTTAACCAGAATCTCAATGGAAGCAGGCAAGTCCTCCTTGTCTCCTGTGTTTCTGTACTGTTGGGGTTTCCATCTGCTTCCTGTAGTTTAACGTTCATTCATTCAAATGTCTTTTGCACCTGAAATGCATTGTTGATCGCTTACATTTAATATTGAAATTCTGCAAACCCTTCTGGTTTGAGTAAAGGCACTTGCTCAGTTCCCTCAGTTCCTTGCCTTTATATAAGCAGTAGGAGTTAACAGAATTATCAGTTCTTTCTAGTATATCACCTACTGATTTCTGGAAACCTTTGAGCGATTTTTGTTGTGAAGCTTTGTCTTTTGGGGGAAAGATACTATAGTGATTGATGACATTGGATTTTCTTATTATTGCTCTCAAAGCAGAAGGCTGTCACCCCCAAACCCTCTAATGCCCTTTTGCAGACAAGTTTGCAGCATGCCCTGAAAGGTAATAAAAGCCTGAGTGCAAAGATGCTTCAATTCTCTcggtttttctatttttgttccGACAAGG includes:
- the MADD gene encoding MAP kinase-activating death domain protein isoform X13; its protein translation is MVQKKKICPRLLDYLVIIGARQPSSDSVAQTPELLRRYPLEDHVDFPLPPDVVFFCQPEGCLSVRQKRMSFRDDTSFVFTLTDKDTGVIRYGICVNFYRSFQKRVPKEKGEGTGGHRAREGQKIPKSGDASAPHEEVGTESSESGSSLQAPSTESTPDVNRSPRSKRLTKGSHRSRNSTLTSLCILSHYPFFSTFRECLYTLKRLVDCCSERLLGKKLGIPRGVQRDTMWRIFTGSLLVEEKSSALLHDLREIEAWIYRLLRSPMPVAGQKRVDVEVLPHELQPALTFALPDPSRFTLVDFPLHLPLELLGVDACLQVLTCILLEHKVVLQSRDYNALSMSVMAFVAMIYPLEYMFPVIPLLPTCMASAEQLLLAPTPYIIGVPASFFLYKLDFKMPDDVWLIDLDTNRVIVPTNAESLPALPEPEASELKKHLKQCLVSMTAITQKQLLTPDNKALASMSLNTQPILNLEKFHEGQEVPLLLGRPQNDLQSTPSTEFNPLIYGNDVDSVDVATRVAMVRFFNSPNVLQGFQMHTRTLRLFPRPVVAFQANSFLASRPKQTPFADKLSRTQAVEYFGEWSLNPTNYAFQRIHNNMFDPALIGDKPKWYAHQLQPIHYRVYDSNSQLAEALNVPVEKETDSDPTDDSSGSDSVDYDDSSSSYSSLGDFVSEMMKCDINGDTPNVDPLTHAALGDASEVEFDDFQEYSGDLDEQAMDSENSQENNQPRSSSSTTASSSPSTVIHGVNHLYVTQISEQINDLTGPQESADSAEMEEKLVAGFSNHLPSLPLQPSFPKISLDHRESDSTAGGMSSSEGVVRKREYDNPYFEPQYGFPTEDEDDEQEESYTPRFNQNLNGSRSQKLLRPNSLKLANDSDADSDSRASSPNSTVSNNSSEGFGGIMSFASSLYRNHSTSFSLSNLALPTKVGRDKSTPFPSLKVFGLNTIMEIITEAGPVSNEGNRRALVDQKSSVIKHSPTVKRESPSPQGRTSNSSENQQFLKEVVHNVLDGQGVGWLNMKRVRRLLESEQLRVFVLSKLNRTIQSEEDARQDVIQDVEISRKVYKGMLDLLKCTVLSLEQSYANAGLGGMASVFGLLEIAHTHYYNKEPEKRKRSPTDGSVTPVGKDSASSPRVEPKPAMQLPVPQLMPKAPSPAGKGPREFDTRSLKEENFIASIGPEGVKHFDLGETDEKKSQISADSGLSLASGSQKSDFDSIPSGGPAVMVRSTSQDSEVSTVVSNSSGETLGADSDLSSNAGDGPSVENGGNLTGSRGTVSDSEIETNSATSSIFAKSHNLKQSVKDSKGSAPGRGPEDGNQRVYLYEGLLGKERSTLWDQMQFWEDAFLDAVMLEREGMGMDQGPQEMIDRYLSLGEHDRKRLEDDEDRLLATLLHNMIAYMLMIKVNKSDIRKKVRRLMGKSHIGLVHSQQINDILDKLANLNGRELPVRPSGSRHIKKQTFVVHAGTDTTGDIFFMEVCDDCIVLRSNIGTVYERWWYEKLINMTYCPKTKVLCLWRRNGQETQLNKFYTKKCRELYYCVKDSMERAAARQQSIKPGPELGGEFPVQDMKTGEGGLLQVTLEGINLKFMHSQVFIELNHIKKCNTVRGVFVLEEFVPETKEVVSHKYKTPMAHEICYSVLCLFSYVAAIRGKEAENKSKPPRPVSS